A single genomic interval of Dromiciops gliroides isolate mDroGli1 chromosome 1, mDroGli1.pri, whole genome shotgun sequence harbors:
- the BLOC1S4 gene encoding biogenesis of lysosome-related organelles complex 1 subunit 4 produces the protein MERGHAGLGLAPEEELEPPGAAWSGDSGNVSQSHSSASGLWEEDEEEAAAAAEDEDGDRGGRRRPSRDREVAGDAAGSDLPLLRRTAAGYAAYLLPAAGEGGGPEIEALDRSLEDLLTRVDEFVGMLDMIRSDSSQVVNESVPHIHTKATEMSEIYRKIDKLEAFVKMIGNCVTRMEEQVTKAEAELGTFPNTLKKLLHTINVPSFLNKSYSTKQQQTVYEPPILFRTEDYFPCCKEGPQA, from the exons ATGGAGAGGGGTCACGCGGGGCTGGGCTTGGCGCCGGAGGAGGAGCTCGAGCCCCCGGGCGCCGCCTGGAGCGGGGACAGCGGGAATGTGTCTCAGAGCCACAGCAGCGCCTCCGGGCTCtgggaggaggacgaggaggaggcaGCGGCGGCGGCCGAGGACGAGGATGGCGATCGGGGCGGGCGGCGGCGGCCCAGCCGGGATCGCGAAGTCGCGGGAGACGCTGCCGGCTCGGACCTGCCTCTGCTCCGCCGCACGGCCGCTGGCTACGCCGCCTACCTGCTGCCGGCAGCCGGGGAGGGAGGCGGCCCCGAG ATAGAAGCATTAGACAGGAGTCTTGAAGATCTACTAACTAGAGTTGATGAATTTGTTGGAATGCTAGATATG attcgAAGTGACTCTTCACAAGTAGTCAATGAAAGTGTACCTCATATTCACACAAAAGCCACTGAAATGAGTGAGATATATAGAAAGATTGACAAATTGGAG GCCTTTGTTAAAATGATTGGAAATTGTGTGACTAGAATGGAGGAGCAGGTGACAAAAGCAGAAGCAGAACTTGGGACATTCCCCAACACATTAAAGAAACTTTTGCACACAATTAATGTGCCATCCTTCCTTAAT AAATCATATTccacaaagcaacaacaaactGTCTATGAACCTCCTATCCTTTTTAGGACAGAAGACTATTTTCCTTGTTGCAAAGAAGGACCTCAGGCATGA